The following is a genomic window from Archangium lipolyticum.
GCACATCCGGCGAGCCGTCCGGCCCGGGTCCCACGCGTGGTAGACGACGACGTCCTGCCCGCCGGGACCGGTGACCACGCAGTTGTGCCCGGGGCCGATCACCTTGTCCGACACGGTCCGCAGCAGAGGGGGGATGCCGGCCGGCTCGACCCATGGCCCGAGCGGGTGATCGGCCACGGCATACGCGACACCGTACGTCGGCTCCAGCCAGGAACCGCCGGAGTAGAAGCAGTAGTAGCGGCCCTCGTAGCGGCGGACGAACGGACCTTCCAGCGTGTGCCAGTCATAGACCTGCCCGTACATCTTCCGCTCGCGCAGGAACACCTGCCAGTCGCCACTGGGCCGCAGCATGGTGCGAGGCTGTCCGCGCAGCCGGGTCATGCCCTCCAGCACGTCGACGGCGAGCATGGTGCCGACCCGGTCGCCCTCGAGGACGTCCCGGGCGTAGAAGAGGTACCAGGTGCCGTCCTCGTCCCGGAAGGGGCTCGCGTCGATGGCGAAGCGCTCCCCCGGGGTGAGATTGATGCCCTGGTCGATGAACGGGCCCGTCGGACGGTCGGCGACCGCGACCCGCAGATGGTGGCCAGCGTCCCCGAATCCCACGGAGTAGTACATCCACCACTTCCCATGAGCCTCGGTGACCTCCGGTGCCCAGTAGTCGCTTCCGGCCTCCGGGGGTAGCAGCTCGAGGGCGCCTCCCACGCTGCTCCAGGTGATGAGGTCTGGAGACGTGAGCACTTCAAAAGCGCGCCCGTCGACCACCCGGCCGGTACCGTAGGCGACATACCCGTCCCCGACCCGCAGGACGAAGGGGTCCGCGAAGTAGGCGTCGTGCACGGGGTTGCAGTAGCGGAGGGTCATGGCGGGATGACTACAACATGAGTGACCTGGAGGAAGGTGAAGTGGCTCATGTCACGGTGAGCCGATGTCCAGTTCCCGCCGTGTGGGGATGCGGATCAGCAC
Proteins encoded in this region:
- a CDS encoding glycoside hydrolase family 43 protein translates to MTLRYCNPVHDAYFADPFVLRVGDGYVAYGTGRVVDGRAFEVLTSPDLITWSSVGGALELLPPEAGSDYWAPEVTEAHGKWWMYYSVGFGDAGHHLRVAVADRPTGPFIDQGINLTPGERFAIDASPFRDEDGTWYLFYARDVLEGDRVGTMLAVDVLEGMTRLRGQPRTMLRPSGDWQVFLRERKMYGQVYDWHTLEGPFVRRYEGRYYCFYSGGSWLEPTYGVAYAVADHPLGPWVEPAGIPPLLRTVSDKVIGPGHNCVVTGPGGQDVVVYHAWDPGRTARRMCIDPLVWGEQGPRVLGPSFVPTHLPRTAG